Proteins from a single region of Streptomyces sp. TN58:
- a CDS encoding VOC family protein, giving the protein MSGNGFTTCLWFDGDAEAAADYYLSVFKDGRIGRIARYTQANPEQEGSVMTVEFEINGQRFVGLNGGPQFPFTEAISFQIDCADEAEADYYYDALTRDGGQESACGWVKDKFGVSWQVVPPGAVELVSDPDPGRAARAMAAMLKMKKLDVAEMRRAADAG; this is encoded by the coding sequence ATGAGCGGCAACGGTTTCACCACGTGTCTGTGGTTCGACGGCGACGCGGAAGCGGCGGCCGACTACTACCTGTCCGTCTTCAAGGACGGCAGGATCGGGCGGATCGCGCGCTACACGCAGGCCAACCCCGAGCAGGAGGGCTCGGTCATGACCGTCGAGTTCGAGATCAACGGGCAGCGGTTCGTCGGTCTCAACGGCGGACCGCAGTTCCCCTTCACCGAGGCGATCTCCTTCCAGATCGACTGCGCCGACGAGGCCGAGGCGGACTACTACTACGACGCGCTGACCCGGGACGGCGGCCAGGAGTCCGCCTGCGGCTGGGTCAAGGACAAGTTCGGGGTGTCCTGGCAGGTCGTCCCGCCCGGTGCCGTCGAACTCGTCAGCGACCCGGACCCCGGCCGTGCCGCCCGGGCCATGGCCGCGATGCTGAAGATGAAGAAGCTGGACGTGGCCGAGATGCGCCGCGCCGCCGACGCGGGATAG
- a CDS encoding roadblock/LC7 domain-containing protein, translated as MSTVPPETEAEILAELRRLRARLPQLTGALAASADGFVLAQDSAAAEAEAVAALTAAALGVAQRLSDSTGQGAFRELLVRGADGYVATYAAGTAAVLTLTAEPRVNVGRLHLEARRSSLRIAELIEHTLARRGSGSAPA; from the coding sequence ATGAGTACGGTGCCCCCCGAGACGGAGGCCGAGATACTCGCCGAGCTCCGCAGGCTGCGGGCCCGCCTGCCCCAGCTCACCGGCGCCCTCGCCGCGAGCGCCGACGGCTTCGTCCTCGCCCAGGACAGCGCCGCTGCCGAGGCCGAGGCGGTCGCCGCCCTGACCGCCGCCGCCCTCGGCGTGGCCCAGCGGCTCAGCGACAGCACCGGCCAGGGCGCGTTCCGCGAACTGCTCGTGCGGGGCGCCGACGGATACGTCGCGACCTACGCCGCGGGCACGGCTGCCGTCCTCACCCTCACCGCCGAGCCACGGGTCAACGTCGGGCGCCTCCATCTGGAGGCCCGCCGCTCCAGCCTGCGCATAGCCGAACTCATCGAACACACCCTCGCGCGCCGGGGCTCCGGCTCAGCGCCCGCCTGA
- a CDS encoding bifunctional glycosyltransferase/CDP-glycerol:glycerophosphate glycerophosphotransferase, with protein sequence MPPRLSIVVPVYNVELYLDECLESIAAQTFGDFEAILVDDGSTDTSAVIAKAFAARDKRFRVVMQENAGLGAARNAGARHIHPDSEYLAFVDSDDTMPDYAYQRLIEALDETGSDFAGGNVKRFRSVGMNQSWGHRAAFSKTQLKTHISKFPALVTDRTAWNKVYRRTFWDEHGFQYPEGILYEDAPVSIPAHYFASSVDILSDCVYHWRVRETGERSITQRSTDPVSLIDRVKSVRLVRESLKAKQGPKYARYLRDYDYNVLSEELPLIYKYVAEGGPDFRAAFVKEVGGLVREIGTGPWPDLTVADRLKAYLAGEGRVEDFIALLNHQRDYHYSVPVKGLARPQADYPFLQGRPPVPAKILTLGTRERRVVSRLEQAAWSDGKLLLRGYALPGHLGAESRLGSRKMLIFREGGKRRRSVVSTRTVASPMATVKSPHLALRHADWAGFTAVVDPSIFQSGGKWNDGIWTTSIAVTGAGGLHRARLRGGEHDTGQNPPPFWVAPDVRIIPAVSGALTIQVEVARARALDARPAGDDAVEIAGELSAGVEAVRLKAVHVSTGTTADFPLETGTAAAGRTPFTARVALADLAAVPDAECEPGEWTPEPWSLSVIGSDGTEHRLAHDERAGFNGLVLPLPGPTAGRALFVKRGNTGHLTLSVQPSPPLVDAVEVEDGALTLRGRFAAPTDEPYELVLHNAHGMEFSYPVTRDGDGFETTFKPVLPEPFAGRTTLPEGRWWPTLRPAAQGGTTAGLLGVDRGAPVQMSPGLLFAGPHPLTVQGRRMRIETRFHDRMALVADPLLSPHDRSRYAQRVARFETYPAQRALPVKDIVVYDTFQGQGAGDAPRAIHEELLRRGEKLEHIWLVRDGRTEVPATARAVQHGSVESWEVLARARYFVTNDSVPALFQRRPGQVVVQTWHGTPIKQIGHDFVHDYYTSPEILEGLAHDSAQWTLLASPSSYATPLLKRALGYEGEVIEAGSPRTDALVRPDAKRIAEVRRRLGLPEGKKVVLYMPTWRENCEGWSGGYKLDLRIDLDRARRELGEDHVLLVRGHHHVTEQVREGVRDGFVVDVSRWPDAADLLLVADVLISDYSSAIFDFALTDRPILLFTYDLEHYRDTLRGFNFDLEEKAPGPLLADSESLIEAVRTADAVGAEYAAARAAFREEFCDLDQGDAAERVVDRMLAQGAEPAK encoded by the coding sequence ATGCCCCCGCGCCTGAGCATCGTCGTCCCCGTCTACAACGTCGAGCTCTACCTCGACGAGTGCCTGGAATCCATCGCCGCTCAGACCTTCGGCGACTTCGAGGCCATCCTCGTGGACGACGGCTCCACGGACACCAGCGCCGTCATAGCCAAAGCCTTCGCGGCGCGTGACAAGCGCTTCCGGGTCGTCATGCAGGAGAACGCCGGCCTCGGCGCCGCCCGCAACGCCGGCGCCCGCCACATCCACCCGGACAGTGAGTACCTGGCCTTCGTCGACAGTGACGACACCATGCCGGACTACGCCTACCAGCGGCTGATCGAAGCCCTGGACGAGACGGGCTCCGACTTCGCCGGAGGCAACGTCAAGCGCTTCCGCTCGGTCGGCATGAACCAGTCGTGGGGCCACCGGGCCGCCTTCTCCAAGACCCAGCTGAAGACCCACATCTCCAAGTTCCCGGCGCTGGTCACCGACCGGACCGCCTGGAACAAGGTCTACCGGCGCACCTTCTGGGACGAGCACGGCTTCCAGTACCCGGAGGGCATCCTCTACGAGGACGCGCCCGTCAGCATCCCCGCGCACTACTTCGCCTCCAGCGTCGACATCCTCAGCGACTGCGTCTACCACTGGCGCGTCCGCGAGACGGGAGAGCGCTCCATCACCCAGCGCTCCACCGACCCGGTCTCCCTCATCGACCGCGTGAAGTCCGTCCGCCTGGTCCGCGAGTCCCTCAAGGCCAAGCAGGGCCCCAAGTACGCGCGCTACCTGCGGGACTACGACTACAACGTGCTGAGCGAGGAACTCCCGCTCATCTACAAGTACGTCGCCGAGGGCGGCCCCGACTTCCGCGCCGCCTTCGTCAAGGAGGTCGGCGGCCTCGTCCGCGAGATCGGCACCGGCCCCTGGCCCGACCTGACCGTCGCGGACCGCCTCAAGGCCTACCTCGCCGGCGAGGGCCGCGTCGAGGACTTCATCGCGCTCCTGAACCACCAGCGCGACTACCACTACAGCGTGCCGGTCAAGGGCCTCGCCCGCCCGCAGGCCGACTACCCCTTCCTGCAGGGCCGCCCGCCCGTCCCCGCCAAGATCCTCACCCTCGGCACGCGCGAGCGCCGCGTCGTCAGCCGCCTGGAGCAGGCCGCCTGGTCCGACGGCAAGCTGCTGCTGCGCGGCTACGCCCTGCCCGGCCACCTCGGCGCGGAGAGCCGGCTCGGCTCCCGCAAGATGCTGATCTTCCGCGAGGGAGGCAAGCGCCGCCGCTCCGTCGTCAGCACCCGTACGGTCGCCTCCCCGATGGCCACCGTGAAGTCCCCGCACCTCGCGCTGCGGCACGCCGACTGGGCCGGCTTCACCGCCGTCGTCGACCCCTCGATCTTCCAGTCGGGCGGCAAGTGGAACGACGGCATATGGACCACGTCCATCGCCGTCACCGGCGCCGGCGGCCTGCACCGCGCCCGCCTCCGCGGCGGTGAGCACGACACCGGCCAGAACCCGCCCCCCTTCTGGGTCGCCCCCGACGTCCGGATCATCCCGGCCGTCTCCGGCGCCCTCACCATCCAGGTCGAGGTCGCCCGCGCCCGCGCCCTGGACGCCCGGCCCGCGGGCGACGACGCCGTCGAGATCGCCGGCGAGCTCTCCGCCGGAGTCGAGGCCGTCCGCCTCAAGGCCGTCCACGTCTCCACCGGCACCACCGCCGACTTCCCGCTGGAGACGGGCACCGCCGCCGCCGGCCGCACGCCCTTCACCGCCCGCGTCGCGCTGGCCGACCTGGCCGCCGTCCCGGACGCCGAGTGCGAGCCCGGCGAATGGACCCCCGAGCCGTGGAGCCTCTCGGTGATCGGCTCCGACGGCACCGAGCACCGCCTGGCCCACGACGAACGCGCCGGCTTCAACGGCCTCGTCCTGCCCCTGCCCGGCCCGACCGCCGGCCGCGCCCTGTTCGTCAAGCGCGGCAACACCGGCCACCTCACCCTCTCCGTGCAGCCCTCCCCGCCGCTCGTGGACGCCGTCGAGGTCGAGGACGGCGCCCTGACCCTGCGGGGCCGGTTCGCCGCGCCGACCGACGAGCCCTACGAGCTCGTCCTGCACAACGCGCACGGCATGGAGTTCAGCTACCCGGTCACCCGCGACGGCGACGGCTTCGAGACCACCTTCAAGCCCGTGCTCCCCGAGCCGTTCGCGGGCCGCACCACGCTTCCCGAGGGCCGCTGGTGGCCCACCCTGCGGCCGGCCGCCCAGGGCGGCACCACCGCGGGCCTGCTCGGCGTGGACCGCGGGGCCCCGGTCCAGATGTCCCCCGGTCTCCTCTTCGCCGGCCCGCACCCCCTCACCGTGCAAGGCCGCCGGATGCGGATCGAGACCCGCTTCCACGACCGCATGGCGCTTGTCGCCGACCCGCTGCTGAGCCCGCACGACCGCTCCCGCTACGCCCAGCGCGTCGCCCGGTTCGAGACGTACCCGGCGCAGCGGGCCCTGCCGGTCAAGGACATCGTCGTCTACGACACCTTCCAGGGGCAGGGCGCCGGTGACGCACCCCGCGCCATCCACGAGGAACTGCTGCGCCGCGGCGAGAAGCTGGAGCACATCTGGCTGGTCCGCGACGGGCGTACCGAGGTCCCCGCGACCGCCCGCGCCGTGCAGCACGGCAGCGTGGAGTCCTGGGAGGTCCTCGCCCGCGCCCGCTACTTCGTGACCAACGACAGCGTGCCGGCACTGTTCCAGCGCCGCCCCGGCCAGGTCGTCGTCCAGACCTGGCACGGTACGCCGATCAAGCAGATCGGCCACGACTTCGTGCACGACTACTACACGAGCCCGGAGATCCTGGAAGGCCTCGCGCACGACAGCGCCCAGTGGACCCTGCTCGCCTCCCCGAGCTCCTACGCGACGCCGCTGCTCAAGCGCGCCCTCGGCTACGAGGGCGAGGTCATCGAGGCCGGCAGCCCGCGCACCGACGCGCTGGTGCGGCCCGACGCGAAGCGGATCGCCGAGGTCAGGCGCCGGCTCGGCCTGCCCGAGGGCAAGAAGGTCGTCCTCTACATGCCCACCTGGCGTGAGAACTGCGAGGGCTGGTCGGGTGGCTACAAGCTCGACCTGCGGATCGACCTGGACCGGGCCCGCCGCGAACTGGGTGAGGACCACGTCCTGCTGGTCCGCGGCCACCACCACGTCACCGAGCAGGTCCGCGAGGGTGTCCGCGACGGTTTCGTCGTCGACGTGTCCCGCTGGCCCGACGCCGCCGACCTGCTCCTCGTCGCCGACGTGCTGATCTCGGACTACTCCTCCGCGATCTTCGACTTCGCCCTCACCGACCGGCCGATCCTGCTCTTCACGTACGACCTGGAGCACTACCGCGACACGCTGCGGGGCTTCAACTTCGACCTGGAGGAGAAGGCGCCCGGCCCGCTGCTGGCCGACTCGGAGAGCCTGATCGAGGCCGTGCGCACCGCGGACGCGGTCGGAGCCGAGTACGCGGCGGCGCGGGCGGCGTTCCGCGAGGAGTTCTGCGACCTGGACCAGGGCGACGCCGCCGAGCGGGTCGTCGACCGGATGCTCGCCCAGGGCGCGGAGCCCGCGAAGTAG